From Dehalobacter sp. 12DCB1:
GTTCCTGGCCATGGCATCAATATTGTTGATACAGGCCTTGTTTTTTGGCGATGGCGGGCTTTTGGCTTACGGCTGTAATGTATTCAACCTGGGATTCTATACTTGTTTTATTACTTATCCTCTGATATTCAAGTGGTTTGTTAAAAAAGGGCTTTCGGCTAAACGCATCATGGCCGGCTCGATGATTGCAGCGATTGTCGGGCTTCAACTGGGGGCTTTCAGCGTTGTTTTGGAAACGTTCTTTTCTGGAAAGACGGAGCTTCCGTTTTCAACTTTTGTGCTCATGATGCAGCCTATCCATCTTGCAATCGGGATTGTAGAAGGGCTGGTTACCGCCGCAGTGCTTACTTTTGTATGGAAAGCGCGGCCTGAACTTATTGAAAAGCAGGTATCGGGGAAAATCTCAGACAATACTTCCCTCAAACGGATCATATACGGACTTGCTATTACAGCAGTCATTATCGGTGGGGGACTTTCCTGGTTTGCATCGTCAAATCCGGATGGCTTGGAATGGTCTATGAAAAAGACGGCCGGGATCACGGAGCTGGCAGAGTCTGGTGGAATTTATGGTATATTGTCAGA
This genomic window contains:
- a CDS encoding energy-coupling factor ABC transporter permease, which encodes MHMADALISPVIGGTMWVATAGVAAYSIKKIQDDLEEKKVPLMGVMGAFVFASQMINFSIPGTGSSGHLGGGLILAAMLGPYAGFLAMASILLIQALFFGDGGLLAYGCNVFNLGFYTCFITYPLIFKWFVKKGLSAKRIMAGSMIAAIVGLQLGAFSVVLETFFSGKTELPFSTFVLMMQPIHLAIGIVEGLVTAAVLTFVWKARPELIEKQVSGKISDNTSLKRIIYGLAITAVIIGGGLSWFASSNPDGLEWSMKKTAGITELAESGGIYGILSDIQSKTAFLPDYSFKNDDSVSEEQASETSTEATWPAVDAGTTVSGLVGGAMTLVLAVMIGFFIRYVKKRKKKVTA